In the genome of Zonotrichia albicollis isolate bZonAlb1 chromosome 38, bZonAlb1.hap1, whole genome shotgun sequence, the window CCCAGGTGGGCCTTACctggggacagctccaggcccaGCTTCATGGAGAACTGGTTAACGTCACAGGGGTTGTAGAAGTAGATGGCCAGGGTGAAGGACTCGGCCTCGTAGACCAGGATCCCTGACACGCTTGTGGTCCCCATCACACCCAGGAGCACTGGGTCACCCCAGAAGCTGCAGGTGTCACTGCCGCCAGGGGACAACTCTGGCTGGGGGCGCTCGGAGCAGTAGCCAAGGCCAAGAAAGGTCCTGTGGGGAGAAAGGTGGTGGGATCAGTGGGAGATGCTGGTGGGACCAGAATGGGGTGGAACAACCCCTGGGGAGCTGATCCCTCCATGGGATGGAGATCCCACCTGGAGATGACTCCAAGggtccccccagagcccccctaAAGCCTCACCTGGGGTTCATCAGGGTGATGTTCCTGGTCCTGTTGCAGATCTCGATCTCCACAGAGCGGCTGCTGCCCAACCCCATCTTGGCTCTGGATCCTCTCAGCTccgggatctcctcagctcaggctctccctggttCCAGAACCTTCTCCCTCCACTCCGGGccctcttcctgctcctcccagcagagccggGGCTGTTTCTCCCCAGAACAGACCCCTTTGAAATCAAACTGACTAAAAGCAGTCGCCACCACCGACTTTTCGAGAGCCTTTGCTTTCACTTTTGCCGGGGACTTCCCAAACCcggccccttccttccttccttcccccacaGATTTCTGCGTTTCCCAAACCCGGCCCTTTCCtcattccccccaaattttggcaCTTCCCGATCCCGGCCCCTTTTCCGTCCCCAAGGAATTTGGGCCCCGTTCCAGAATTCTGTAGGAACAGACCCAGAACTTCCCGGGGTTTTGTGCGTCCCCTGTCCCGGGAtggccccggctgggcagggacacacctgggcagggacCTGGGGGCGCCCCGGGGCGGGTCTGGGGTCCCTGTGAGGGGCACGGGACTGGCTTAGACTGGTGTAACTGGTGCAGCTGGTTTGTTTCTCTGCCACAACCGGTTTAATTGCTGTAACTGGTGTAACTGGTGTAACTGGTTTGTTTGTCTGCCACAACCGGTTTAATTGCTGTAACTGGTTTAACTGGTGCAGCTGGTTTGTTTGTCTGCCACAACCGGTTTAGTTACTGTAACTGGTTTAACTGGTGCAGCTGGTTTGTTTCTCTGCCACAACCGGTTTAATTGCTGTAACTGGTTTAACTGGTGCAGCTGGTTTGTTTGTCTGCCACAACCGGTTTAATTGCTGTAACTGGTTTAACTGGTGCagctggtttttttctctgtcacaACTCATTTAACAGGAGTAACTGATTTAACTGGTTTAATTCTTCATTGTAACTGCTGTAAATGGTTTATTTCTCTACCAGCACCATTTTAACTGGTGTTACTGGTTTAACTGGTTTATTTCTTCAACGTAACTGTAACCTTTTAAACTAGTTTAATTCCCCAGTGTAATGGGTATAACTGGGTTAATTCTCCTGGTGTGAGAGAGAAATAAACTGGTGTAACTGGTTTATTTCTCTACCAGCAGCAGTTTAATTTGTCTAACTGGTTTAACTGGTTTAATTCTCCAATTTATCAATGGTAACTGGTTTAATTCTCCAGTGTATCTGGTGCAACTGGGTTAATTCTCCAGTGTAACTCTTGTAGCTGGTTTATTTCTCTACCAGCACCAGTTTAATTGGTCTAACTGGTTTAACTGGTTTAATTCTCCAGTTTATCAGTTGTAACTGGTTTAATTCTCCAGTGTAACTGGTGCAACTGGTTTATTTCTCTCCCAGAACCGGTTTAATTTGTCTAACTGGTTTAACTGGTTTAATTCACCAGTGTAACAGTTGAAAGGGGTTTAATGCCCTAGTGTGACTGCTGTAGCTGGTTTATTTCTCTCCCAGACCAGGACTGACTGGTTTAACTGGTGTAACTGGTGGAATTGGTGTAACTGGTTTATTTCTCTCCCAGAGCTGGTTTAACTGGATTAACTGGTGTAACTGGTGTTACTGGTGTTACTGGTGTTACTGgtatccctgtgtcccccccagACCCCAGACCCTTTCCTGGCCCAGGGCTCCCCCCTCCATCCCAGATCTCCCCCTCCCCAACCCCcaccccggccccgcccctcagccccGCCCCTCCCAATCCCAAGGCTCCTCCtcgatcccaaatcccaatttttaataaaaatttaattgGGCCAAGCGCAGGAATTTCCCATTTTATTGAGCGGAGCACaaaggggatggagggaggtcGGGGATCGCGgggtgggagaggggaggggtCTGGGACCACCCAACCCCGGGGTGTCCGTCCCGCCCAGAAGGTCCTGGTGGGTTCTCTGAGGTTCTCCTGGTGCCCACGAGGTTCTGCTGAAGGATCTTCTGGGGGTGCCTGTGGGGTTCTAGAGGTGCCTGTGGGGTTCTGGAGGTATCTAAAGGGGTTCTGGAATATTCTATGGGATTCTAGGGGTCTCTATGGGTTATTAGAGGTGCCTATGGCGTTCTAGGGGGGGTCTGTGGGGTTCTAAGGGTCTCAATGGGGTTTTTGAAGTTCCTACAGGGTTCTAGAGGTGCCTAAGGGGTTCTGGAGGTGCCAAACGGGTCCTGGTGGTATCTGCAGGGTTCTCAGGCCATCCAGGAGCTTCCAGGCTGTCCTCAAGGTTCCAAAGAAGGTCCTGCAGGTTCTCACTTCTCCTGGATGTGAGAATCCCAGGAAAGGGATTCTGTCCCCTGCCTTCCTAGCCTGGTCCCTACTGTTCCTCCAGCACCACCTTGACTGTGGTGTCCGTGTCAGAGGACATGGTGGCCACCACCTGGACACGGCCGAGGCTCAGCCGGGCGGTGCCCTGACTATCGCCCACGACGACGCGGGCGGACTCGAtcttgtggcaggagctgggcacggTTCCATTGGCCATGCGGGTGTAGGTGGCCTCCAGGTCGCCCAGGTGGACCTTGCATGGgggacagctccaggcccagctccagggagtATTTGTTGTAGTCGATGGGGTTGGGAGAAGTGGATGGCCAGGGTGAAGGGGTCGGCCTCGTAGACCAGGACCCCGGCCACGCCCCAGAACGAGGAGCTGTTGGCGAAGACGCAGCTGTCACAGCAGCCCGGGAGCAACGCTGGCCGCGGGGCGCTGTAGCAGTAGCCACAGTAAAAGTAGGTCCTGGGGGGAGAAATGGGGTGGGATCAGTGGGAGATGCTGGTGGGACCAGAATGGGGTGGAACAACCCCCGGGGAGTTGATCCCTCCATGGGATGGAGATCCCACCTGGAGATGAGTCCAAGGGTTCCCCCAGAGCCTCACCTGGGGTTCATCAGGGTGATGTTCTGGGTGTTGTTGGAGATCTGGATCTCCACAGAGCGGCTCAGTAAATCTCCCATCCTGGCtcaggatctcctcagctccggGGGTCTCCTCAGCTccgggatctcctcagctcccaaatctcctcagctctgggatctcctcagctcccaaatctcctcagctcccagatctcctcagctccaggatctcctcagctctgggatctcctcagctccaggatctcctcagctccgggatctcctcagctccaggatctcctcagctcctggATCTCTTCAGCTccgggatctcctcagctccggGATCTCCTCAGTTCCCAAATCTCCTCAGTTCCCaaatctcctcagctctggggtctcctgagctccaggatctcctcagctcccaaatctcctcagctctggggtcTCCTCAGGTccaggatctcctcagctcccaaatctcctcagctccaggattcctcagctctgggatctcctcagctccaggatctcctcagctcaggctctccctgtTTCCAGAACCTTCTCCCCACTCCGGGCTCTCCTGGTGTTCCAGGCACACCCGGGGctctttcccctctccccaACGACCTTCTCAAGGTCAACGGAGCCGATCATTCCCAAAATCAATGAGAACTTTCACTTTCACCGGAGCCTCCCAAGcccgccccttccttccctatttttaaccctttcccaaGTTCCTGACTGAACTACGAGTGAACGGACCCAAAACTGACCCGGATTTGGAGAATCCCTGAAATCACCGAGCCCGGGATGGCCCCGGCTCCTCAGTTTGAGAAGCGACGGCTCCGTTTTTGAAATTCCAAAGATTTCTGGAACCGCGAGGAGGGACTGAGGaaggacagacggacagggacaggtgcGCCCGCCCACGCTCCCAACAACCCTGATGTGTGTGGTGATAAGCCAACCCCTGATAAACTAACCTTGATAAACCAGCCCCTGCTAAGCCAACCCCTGATAAACCAGCCCTTGATAAACCAGCCCTTGATAAACCAACCCCTGATAAACCAGCCCCTGATAAACCAACCCTTGATAAACCAGCCCCTGATAAACCAACCCTGATAAACCAGCCCTTGATAAACCAGCCCTTGATAAACCAACCCCTGATAAACCAGCCCCTGATAAACCAGCCCCCTGATAAACCAACCCTTGATAAACCAGCCCCTGATAAACCAGCCCCTGATAAACCAGCCCCTGATAACCAACCACTGATAAACCAGCCACTGATAAACCAGCCCCTGATAAACCAGCCCCTGATAAAACAACCCCTGATAAACCAACCCCTGATAAACCAGCCCCTGATAAACCAACCCCTGATAAACCAACACTGGATAAACAGCCCCTGATAAACCAGCCCCTGATAAACCAACCCCTGATAAACCAACCCCTGATAAACCAGCCCCTGATAAACCAGCCCCTGATAAACCAACCCCTGATAAACCAGCTGCTGATAAACCAACCCCTGATAAACCAACCCTGGATAAACCAGCCCCTGATAAACCAACCGCTGATAAACCAGCCGTGATAAACCAACCACTGATAAACCAGCCATGATAAACCAGCCCCTGGATAAACCAGCCCTGGATAAACCAGCCCCTGATAATCCAACCCCTGATAAACCAGCCCTGGATAAACCAACCCCTGATAAACCAGCCCTGATAATCCAACCCTCCCGAGACAGTCGGAGCTCAACTTTTCTCATCACAAAACCGACAGGAAAAATCCCACCGGATCTTCAGAGaactggagcagctgctctgccccccagcccagcccccaaacccccgatcccaccccagacccctccccaaaccccaaacacccccgagcagccccagctccccgaTCCCTTCCCACATCCGGGGttcccctccccaaaccccaaatcttctcctccccagttccctccctgtcccccgcTGCAATCCCACACTCCCCATTCCCAGATCCCCCCCAGTTCCAAGGCACCCCCGTTCTCAaacatcccccaaatcccagaccctccccaatcttttcttctgcctccagaccccaaattccccccaaatcccaaacatccccagtcccaaatcccagattttttACTCATTGGACCAAGTgggaaaaattcccattttattgAGCAAAGCAAAAATGGAATGAGGGAGGTCTGGGTGGGACCCAAAGTGGAAGTTGCTGGGACACCCCCAACCCCGGGGTGTCCATGAAGGTCCGAGGATGTCCAGAAGCTCCTGGTGGTTCCCCTGAGGTTCTCCTGGTGCCCACGAGGTTCTGCTGAAGGTTCCTCAGGTGTGTGAGGGGTTCTAGAGGTGCCTACAATGTTCTAGAGGTGTCTGTGGGGTTCTACAACTTCTTATGGGGTTCTAGAGGTGCCTATGGGGTTCTAGATGTTCCTATGGGGTTCTAGAGGTGTCTACATGTGTCTATGGGGTTCTGGAATAGTCTATGGGGTTCTAGGGGTCTCTATGGGTTATTAGAGTTGCCTGTGGGGTTCTGGAGGTGCCTAAGCGGTTCTGGTGATGTCTGCA includes:
- the LOC141726706 gene encoding uncharacterized protein LOC141726706 codes for the protein MGLGSSRSVEIEICNRTRNITLMNPRTFLGLGYCSERPQPELSPGGSDTCSFWGDPVLLGVMGTTSVSGILVYEAESFTLAIYFYNPCDVNQFSMKLGLELSPGKAHLGKLGATYDRMANGTHSSSDRDMKFNHKFVRESHGTARLSHGPIKVTATMSNNMSSKIKVVLEGHRQYWEEIWDKCLRHLSEDEIRSYEEEYAKSFPERDPQQ